The Agelaius phoeniceus isolate bAgePho1 chromosome 2, bAgePho1.hap1, whole genome shotgun sequence region GTAAAAATAACCCAACATTTGCTATCAGGAATGAGAGGTGATAAGGCATTTATGTCTGTTTAGTTAAAAAGTCCCCCACAACCAATAGGCTGACTAAGTTGGGGAGGGGAGTGGCACATGGCAGCTTTGGGGATGCTTAACTGCTTCAGAGTGGAGGTGGTGTTGTCTGGCTGGGTTAAGTATAGCTCTCCACATGTCCAGCAGGTGCAAAGCTGTTGTCAGCACTAGCAGATCCCCAGCTGTGTGGACAAGTGTTGTGGGTAATAAGCCATGTGGTGTAGATACATGGGGGAATGcttggaaatggaaaatgtctGCCTGGCATGCCTGTCTATATGTATGCAGCCTTTGATCTTTATGGGCTGAAGCCTGCAAAGCCACAGGATCTGATACCTGCTTCTAAAActtttttctacagaaaaagcAACTATCCGGCCTGCAAAGAGCATGGACTCGTTGTGCTCCCTGCCAGTGGAAGGTGAGACATCCCTAGCCTGCCTGTACTGTAAGGGGGAAGGATTGCAGCTCTACATTTTCAGCAGCatggatcacagaatcacagaatagtttgggttgaaagggacttTAGAAATCTCCTAGTTCCAAaacccctgccacaggcagggacaccttccactgcacCAGGTGGTACCAACACTTGAGCaagccttgaacacttccagggatggggtatccacagctgctgtggacagcctgttccagagtCTCACCACCCTCAATGGAAGAGCAGTCTGTGTCTATCTCACCAGGTTGTGTATCTTCCTGTACTTATGCCATGGCTGCTGATGTGTGTCCCCACCTCTGTGTGCatgcattttttattctttcctgtGTTGTTTATCTCAGTGCATCCACCTGAGAGTTACCTCTGTGTTTAGCTGCACCTTTCTTGGCAGTTGGACTGCTTCGATTTCTTTCTTGGTTATTCTGGgcacaaaaatcccatttgtAGGTGAAAAAGGCTTACAAAAAGGTGACAAAGGCTGGCGTGTGCATTGTGGGCACTATGTGATAGCCCTAGACTGGGCTGCATTGGATGGAGAAGGGTGTCTAATAAAAGTCTGAGCTGACTTCCACTGGAGAGCATTCAGTCCTGTGCTGCCTGCCTGTTTTGAAGGAAGCCCTAGGCTAGAGCATAGAAAGCCTTCAGTGCCACTTGGCTTCATCTACCTGCATAAATGTGAGTGTTCAGCAGGGCAGGActcatccctggagggattgaGGAGGGCTCCTCACAGAGGAAGTTTGTTTGCTAGTTCTTTGCTTCCCACTGACTTGCTCCTCTGTTCCCGTTTCTAGGGGAGGATGACAAAAGCAGGTTCAAACGGTCAGTGACTACTGGAGGATTCTTTGTTCCCACCAAGATACGGACAGGAGGCACAGGCAGCTCATATGACCTCAGCAAGCAGAATGAGTGGGAGCGGGAAGGATCTGCCATGGGGGCCAAAGGAAGTTCAGAGCTGGGTGGGGAGAGAGGTCTTCCCCGGACACCGCAGGTGAAGTCACCCCCGGAGCAGCTGAAGGTTTTCCAGGTAGCAGAGGATGCTGAAAATGAGCAGACTTCAGCCAAAGGAGTGCTCATGTTCTACACCTCTGAAACAGCCACCAAGTCAGGCTTCCCAAGCAGCCTCTTTCCCTTGGAGGCCTCTCCTCATCACCAGAGGAAAGCCCTGAACATCTCGGAGCCATTTGCTGTCTCTGTCCCGCTGAGGGTATCGGCAGTCATCAGCACCAACAGCACACCCTGCCGCCTGCCCACCAAGGAGAAGCATTCCCTTTCCAGTCTAGAGGAGCTGTCTTCTCTGGTGGAGAGCacgagcccctctgctctggagccagggaCCCACACAAggacagagcaggcagcagagcacaagGAGAAAcagccagggccagctctgccattggcagcacccagaggtAAGTTGTGTTAAGGAGGGGAGTATGGAtcctcagctgggctgctggaagtGCCCTGCAGCTTGGTGGTGTGGAGGTTTCTCCAGCTTGAGCTTGTGGCAGGAAAGAAACTAACCCATAGCAGGGTGGATGTTGGCTTGATAGCAGGTCAGGGTGGTGCTTACTGCAGTGAGGAGCCTGGGGAGGTGGGTGACCTCCCAGAAACATCTGGTTGTGCCTGGAGGGAGCTCCCTAGCTTTGTTAGTTGGTGTTGGCTCTTGGCAACACTGCTTTGTCCCAGGGCACAAGTTTCAGTCTCAAGTAGTTACATTTGTTTGTGTTTCTGATCCAGGCTCTCATCCTGAGGAGCTGGTGGCAGGTGGGAAACCTGAGTCCCTGGAAAcaccacagccagcagcagaaaatCAGGAGACATGTGGGCAAGGCAGCTGCacaagcagcaccagcagcccccagcagtCCTCAGAGCAGAGTCCCACCTTGGAACAAACACCAGCTTCAGAGTTCCATAAGGGACCTCTCCCAGCAGACAAAGCAGAGCACGGACAGCTCAAGATGAAGGATGTCTCCTCAGGAGGCAGCTGTGACCAACAGGAGGTTGAGATGGCTAAGACAGAAGAAGGATCACGCCTAAGAGATGTGGTAAGGAAGAAGGCATGAGAAAGGTGGGGGACCATGTCATGGTGGTGGCTGGGAGGTTGTTTAAAGTTTAATTGTGTGTCTGTAGTTGTGAAAACAGTCTGTAACTTAGGCCAAGCAGCACCAATAATTGGCCATGAACTGATTTATTTCACTTCTGTGAAATCACCATGTGGTGATTTACCTTTATGTAACTACCTGCTGTCCCCTTTTGGTCATCTTTTCCTGTAACTGTAGAATTTCAGTCTGTACCATCTGTCTGCTCTGAGACTCTCCAGATGTGAGATTGTCCGGATGTCTGAACATTTTGACCCGTGGTCTCTGAATTCCCCTTCTATTTTTGCTGTCCCATTTGTCCTGGACAGCCTGAACAGTCCTTTTTACTCCTATTCTCTAcacacaattttatttttttaattcttactatTTTTTGCCTCCTCTGTATCTCTAGCAAAGCCTTTTCACCAAGTTCCTTACAGCGATACTCATCTCTGGACAGCTATTTAAAGATCTGTTGGCGTATCTCCTTGAATAGATTATTCATTCGAGTTTGTGTGCAGTTTGGGAATGCATTTTCTCTGGCAAGGCCAAGCAAGCCTGAATGGGAATTGCTGAGAAATGGGCTGGAACATTCCAGCTACTCATTCAGCTCACATATTTCAGTATGTCTGTCCAGGCCTCCTTTTGGCTGCACCTCAGACCTTCTCCTCCATAAACCCACTTGTTTATAGATGCATTTTCTTCCTTGAACTGGTAGcagtctgtgtgtctgtgtttctgTACCCATGAGTGTGCTCATCCAGGAGCCTGGCTATTCTAGGAGGGCTGTTTGGGGAAAATGGAGGGGTATTTACTAGGAAGTTGTGAGTTCCCAGGTGATggcatttcctttgtttttcagaCTGAGGAGGACCCATCGAATGCCCTTCTAGAACCACTGTGGCCAGAGATACAGCAGGAACTGAAAATCATTGAACCTGAAGAGGAGCTCTTGCTCTTGCCAGCAGCTGTTCCCAAGACAAGCCCAATTTCTGAATCCTCCTCTTCAGAACAAACAGATAGTCTTTGCTCTGGCCCAGGGCAGAGTCCAACACCTGCTGAGCAGAAATCTGAAAGCAGAGCACCACAGATAACTCAGGTGCCTTTATTTGGTGCCAGTGGCATGGAGCAACGAGacagcctccccagctgccagtCTGATGAAGTTGCACAGGAGGGTGCTGCTTCAGCCCTTCCCAAGCTGGGCACTCTTCCAACAGGCTCAGCCACTCCAAAGAACCACCAGTCAATGGGGGAGAGCAGGAGTGAATGTCTCACTCCTATCCCGGACTGGACACTTCATGGTCAATCAGAATTTAGTGAGATTGCCACTAGTGATGGATTATCTTGTTCCAAAGGAGCATGTCCAGaatcagggaaagaaaaagatggcACTTACCAGCTCCAGAGGGAAAAGGATGGTCTTACCAGAGTCCAGACTGAGAGGGAGAAACATGAGATAATGACTACTGACGGAAGGGACACATTCTCCTCCAAGGCATTGAGTGgagctggaatccaggaggggaaggaaggcaaTGCTGTTAGCAGAACCCAGGATGCTGCTGACCAGGATGATGAGGATGCCTGGACAGATAATGTGCAGAGCTTAGAACTTGTGGAGCCTTGGGAGGATCACCAGTGGGTTACAAGCCCTCTCCATTCCCCCACTTTGAAGGACATTCAGGAGAAGATGACCCAGGAGTTTCACCCACAGAGGCAGAGGGCAGAGACAAGCCTTTCTCTGAGGCCGCGCTTCAGTCGCAGCCTCTCCCTGGACAGCAAAGACACGGTGCTGAGTCTGTGGGCCACCCCGTTCTCTTTCATAGATGCCCCtgaccagcagcagccctgtggtGACATCCTGCATTCAGTGACTTGTGAGCTGTCCAAAACACAACCCATGTCCCCCTCTGCTTTGGGCAAAGCGATGCAAGATGAGAACAGCCCAAGTCCTTCAGAAGAGCCTCCAAAAGCTGAGTATCCCCTTATCAGGGAGAAAGCACCAGGTGAGAAAGCAGGACCCTCCAGAGTCCCTCTTTTGGAGACAGATGGAAAGAAAGTGCATGTGAGCAAAGAAAACCCTTGGAGCCCAAAGCTTGAGTTGTCTTTGCCATACCAAAATAGCCCAGGCAGTTCTTCACAGACTAAGAACACAAAGGAGGAGTTCTCCATCTCTCAGGACACTGCCCTGGGAGGAGAGACTGTCACCAAAGCATTGTGTTCTGCCGCTGAGTCACAGCTGAGTAATAAAGGTGAAGAAACACCTCGCAAAATAAAGACCAGGCCTTCATCCCTCAACTTGGATTCactcctcccagccccagatTTCTTCACATTTGAGAGCCTGTCCATGCCATCTGCCCCTGGGAACCTCCTATATGGGCAGAAGGAAGTAAAGAGCAGCGATTCTGTCCCGTCCCTGCCGACACACTGCCCTGCTGCCACTAGGGGTGTTCCCTGGGGGTCCCGTTTCAATGCCCCCATGGATCTAGACTTGGACTACCTGGCAGTGGCCCACGCCACCACCGGCCGTCGTAACTCTGCCCCCGTCAGCGTGTCAGCAGTCAGGACCTCCTTCATGATTAAGATGTGCCAGGCTAGAGCAGTGCCTGTGATACCACCCAAGATTCAGTACACCCAgatcccccagcccctgcaggctcagaatgctgctccagctgctgagaaGAAGGAATCAGATGCCAAGCAGGCCATCAGGCCAGCTCCACGGGTGGCATGGAGCCATCTGGAGGCCCCCAAGAGCCCGCTGACAGAGAAGAAAGccaaagcagagaaagaaaacagtgaCCCAGCTCAAAAGGACTCAGCCTGCCCTTGGCACGGCAGCCTAGGCTCTCCACTGGAGCCGTCTCAGTCCAGTCACCACCCTGCTCTGGATGCCCCTGTTCTGCGCCGAAAGCGTACCTCTGGTGGGGAGGCAGCTGGAGATAACCCACAGTCTTCAAAGATAGAGAGGCCATCCGGGTTCTCCAAACCCTCCTACAGATCTAGGCCCGGGAGGCCCCAGAGTCTGATTCTCTTCAGTCCCCCTTTCCCCATCATGGACCACCCCTCGTCCTCAGCAGACTCCAGGGTGTTGTTGTCGCCCATCAGGAGCCCCACTCAGAGCACCGCCCTCAGCCCCATTTGTGGCGATCTGTCCGACCCTGCGGGGGTGACGCTGCGGAACAAAATGACCATCCCCAAGAATGGCCAGAGACTGGAGACCTCCACCAGCTGCTTCTACCAGCCCCAGAGGCGCTCTGTGATCCTGGATGGACGAAGTGGGAGGCAGATTGAgtagcagctgctcctcctatTCCTTTTCTGTGATGGCTGGAATGGGAGTGTCCAAGACCAACTCTGTTACCATTTTGCTGTTGTTAAAACTATTCTGTGCAAGATGGACCTGAATCTTTTATGGTTTCCTGCAAGGCTTTTGCTATGGAAGGTCATGGTATCTTTATCTTGCTTTTCATTCCCCTTGTTGCTCCTGCCTAGTCCCTCActgtctgtttttttttaatggtaagCCAGTCCCAGGGAACTTGCATTTCTCACACCTGTTCTCTAACAAGCTCTGTGAAAGTCTCATCCTCCctatggaaaaaaggaaaggtaaATCTCTGTATAATTTTGATATAGGGCTGAGAGGAAACATGGTTACAAAACACTGCAGCTCAGGGTGCAGGGGCACAACATCTGCTGAGGAGGTAAGTCCAGATGTTTGGGAACTCCTACCATTGTTTCCCAGACTGCAATGAAGGACTTTCTGATTTACACAGTGTAAATACACAGTGCAGGAGGCTGGGGATAGCTGAAGAGGAAGGTGAAGCTGGCATGAGCAAATCACACAGGGTGTGAGGCACCCAAGGGTGTTCCAGtgataaacacacacacaacctGAAGACgctgcctccagctctctcCTTGCATCAGAGATGTGTTATTTCCAGCCTGTGCAAGGGCTGGAATGAAAGCAGCCGGACACGAAAGGCCTAGTTGTTCTTTCAGTCTTCCAGGTCTTGCTCAGGAGTTTGAGTGCTCAgtctctccttccctgggcacacaggatGGGTGTGATGAGGAATGAGTGTGCAGCTGGCTGTCCAGCAGTGGAGACCCCTCAGGCTGAAAGCACTGAAAGCCAAGGCAAGGTCACCCTGAGGGCCAGTATCAACTGTTTTCATCATTGCTTAAAGCCAGATGACACCTCTGCAGCTGTCTCTAGCTGAACTCCACACTGCCAACAGCAGACAAAAGCAAGAGGATCTCCTTATCTCCACATCCTTGGGCTATTGCCCTCTTGTACCCTGACTGACATATCTTTGACCCTTGGTCTTTCCTTGCCGTTGTGtggcatgtccccaggtgcttCTTCTCCATTTAAATTTCCTCTCCTATGATTTTACACTGTTTCTTTGAGAGTGTGGCTCGTTGCCACCTCCCTGGACCTCAGTGCTTTCAGATTGATTAAGAGTATGGTAAAGAGGATGATTTGTGGGACTGCAGAACAGATCATGAACAAGTCCTGAGAGGGAGATTTGAAGTGAATTAAACTCTCTCCTGAAGGAAACATTAATGTTACAGGCAAATATGTGTTCAGATATGCAACAGCTGCCATGGGAATAGAATTAAAGCTTCCTTTATAAAGCCTCTAACTCTGCATTCACCACAGGCTCATCTATTGCCTGATCTATGACTGTGGGTGATGGCAAAGTCAGGTACAGCCTGTGCTGTCTCTGCAATTTACGTGTCACTGGTGACTAGAGAGGAGATGGGAACACAGGTGttgctgccagcactgagatTGTCCCTGTAATGTGCTTGCAGGAGCCATCATTCCTGGAGATGTCTGTCTGCAGGCCCTCAGGTGGCTGTGATGGGCTATAGTTTAAGCAGTAAACTCTTAGGAAGTGCTATAGCCACCAGAATGAGTGTCAGCCAGAATTTCCCAAAAGACGTGTGTTTAGGGCTTTGTTTTGTGAAGTACTGGCAATTTCCAGTGGTTAGTAAACTCACCCCATGAGCTCCTGGTCTGTACAGACTGTGTCACTTTATTAGTGCCATTGTGCCTGGAGGGCCCTGAGCCCCCCCATGCAGTACTTTCTCTGAACTCTTTGATTGCAAAAGGAGAGATATGCCAGAGTATTTTTGAGAAGTTATAGGCCCACAAATGCAAGCAATACATCTTAAGCAGAATTTTCTCCTTCCATTTCCAAAGGGAATGTGAAAAACAAGAGGGCTTTTCCTCGTCACGAGCTGCAGTCTTTGATCCTCCCCACTGCACTCTTTATTTGTGTACAGTACCACATGGGAACAGAGCAGAGAACTAAGTCTGTGCTGTTAGTTTTGTTGAGGGAAATTATTAAACCAGATGAGAGCCTGGAGTTCTTGTTTGGGTCCATGTTCTTTCACAGGCAGCAGCCTATGCTTTACCTGGGCAAGCTGTGGACAGCAGGCCCAGAATATGCGGCTTCATGAGAATTGTATTATTCTACTCCCAGACCATAATATGCCTGTGCAGCCTCTTATTAAAAGTAGGGAATTTCCAGTCCTTCACGCTCCTCATAGTTAGCACAGCTCCACACTGCATATACATGGCACTGCCTCATGAGAAAGCTTTTAATCACTGTGGCTGGGTTAGTGACCAAGGGAAGGTGTGATACAAGGTATTGTGGTAAGGCTTTAGAGGAAGCAAAAGTTGTGGAAATGATGCCCAGTTTTTTGGCATCAACAAAAGAGTTTGCTTTGGACAAGGACTTATAGTCTCTCAGGTCCTAGAAGTTTTGACTTCCAAGGCAGCTGGAAGGGAGATGGGAGAAGCTCACAAAGTAATGcatcagaaggaaaagaaaatgtgatgAAACCTTGGCATGTTACAACCATTTTTTTCACCTCCTTATTCTCATATAAGCTGATCTATGAACAAGAAATGAGGTCTGGCAATTTGTATATAATACACTGTCTCAACTCTTAACAGCATTCCAGTAAGTAATACTGCTTTTGGCATAAGTGGTGAAACTCCTGCAAGAGAAAATTATTAGAAATCTTTACTTGATATTAAAGATCAGCCTCAAGTAAGATCTGTATCCAGACTATACCTTTTAAGGATATTTCAGAATTTGAACTCAGATCTGGGTCCTGGGTTTTAATTAAGCAGAGATGCTGCAATGATATCTCAATTTTGTAGCTTGATCCCATTGCTTATCTACGCTTTCATCTCCAGCCTTCAGCTGATGTATCCACAGCACTTAAAATAAAGTCCCAGGTCCTGCCGAGATGAAAGCATGTTCTTAGTTGCAAGGTGCCCTGTTAGCTCCAGATTCAGCCTTTGCAGAGTCTGTAAATTTTGATGATGGACCCATGCTGATACTGGTACCTGCAGTCTGCTTGAAGGACCAGAGCCTGGGAGTTGGACAGGGCCAGAAGACAGATGCCACCTCCCACTGAATGGTGCTGGCTGGGTGGCAGGAGCTTCCTGAGATCCAGCTTTACCAAGCTATCCCCAATGGCAGTTTCAGGGTCAGACCTGATTTCtttaagaaaggattttcttctttcttgtgttttttctccttggttttgggtttgttttttattgtttttatttgtttgtttgtttgtttgtgggctttgcttctgtttttcctttgtttatCTGTGAAGCATTATGATGAAGGATAGATTGGATTTATGGGAGATGAGTCTGGCCCAGGTGAGCAAAGCTGTTTTTTTCTTGGTATTATTGAAAGGACCTTCCTAAAAAGACTGGCTCATCATCTGCAGCTGCACAAGGATCACTTCAGAGACCCTGCAGTACATTTCAATTCTCCTGAGACTGTGAAAAGTAAAGGCTATTGCCCACTTTGCAGATGGCCCCAGTAGCAGACATGACAAAATATCACCAGCATGTGTTGCTTGTCGGCTTTTACAAGTGGAAGAAGAGTGAGTAAATTTCATTTACTCTTCCCATGTAATCAGAGGGTTGGTGCAGCTTCCCTTAAACTAGCTCAGAGTGAAATAGCTGAGCTGACAAAGGTGAGAATCCCTGATGGAAGGGAGGGACATGGATAATGTTAGCTTGTGTGGGAGCTGCCTCACTGGCAGGAGAGTAAACAGAAATGAAGGTTATATTTTACCTTATAAACCCCAGTCCTCTGGGCTGTCCATCTCATGCTATCACTGTAGAAAGACTGAAGTACTTATTGTTTCACCTTTAGAGCTTCAGAGGAACTTAAGTCTGTATTAGGGAGCATCTGTGAAGTCTGCAACATTTTCCCTCATCCAGTGTCCAAATGGtgcaatcaaaatatttttt contains the following coding sequences:
- the ARHGAP31 gene encoding rho GTPase-activating protein 31, with amino-acid sequence MKNKGAKQKLKRKGAASAFGCDLTEYLESSGQDVPYVLKSCAEFIETHGIVDGIYRLSGVTSNIQKLRQEFVSDQCPDLTREVYLQDIHCVGSLCKLYFRELPNPLLTYELYKKFTEAVSRFPEDEQLARIQNVIQELPPSHYRTLEYLIKHLTHLASFSNMTNMHTRNLALVWAPNLLRSKEIEAVGCNGDAAFLEVRVQQLVIEFILNHVDQIFNNNRKASSAENIESASVVKSLTLPSASLPMKLVSLEEAQARSLSASHPARKERRENSLPEIVPVIGSLFHTVVDLPDSKRKLSTKSKKWKSIFNLGRSGSESKSKLSRNGSVFVRAQKLSEKATIRPAKSMDSLCSLPVEGEDDKSRFKRSVTTGGFFVPTKIRTGGTGSSYDLSKQNEWEREGSAMGAKGSSELGGERGLPRTPQVKSPPEQLKVFQVAEDAENEQTSAKGVLMFYTSETATKSGFPSSLFPLEASPHHQRKALNISEPFAVSVPLRVSAVISTNSTPCRLPTKEKHSLSSLEELSSLVESTSPSALEPGTHTRTEQAAEHKEKQPGPALPLAAPRGSHPEELVAGGKPESLETPQPAAENQETCGQGSCTSSTSSPQQSSEQSPTLEQTPASEFHKGPLPADKAEHGQLKMKDVSSGGSCDQQEVEMAKTEEGSRLRDVTEEDPSNALLEPLWPEIQQELKIIEPEEELLLLPAAVPKTSPISESSSSEQTDSLCSGPGQSPTPAEQKSESRAPQITQVPLFGASGMEQRDSLPSCQSDEVAQEGAASALPKLGTLPTGSATPKNHQSMGESRSECLTPIPDWTLHGQSEFSEIATSDGLSCSKGACPESGKEKDGTYQLQREKDGLTRVQTEREKHEIMTTDGRDTFSSKALSGAGIQEGKEGNAVSRTQDAADQDDEDAWTDNVQSLELVEPWEDHQWVTSPLHSPTLKDIQEKMTQEFHPQRQRAETSLSLRPRFSRSLSLDSKDTVLSLWATPFSFIDAPDQQQPCGDILHSVTCELSKTQPMSPSALGKAMQDENSPSPSEEPPKAEYPLIREKAPGEKAGPSRVPLLETDGKKVHVSKENPWSPKLELSLPYQNSPGSSSQTKNTKEEFSISQDTALGGETVTKALCSAAESQLSNKGEETPRKIKTRPSSLNLDSLLPAPDFFTFESLSMPSAPGNLLYGQKEVKSSDSVPSLPTHCPAATRGVPWGSRFNAPMDLDLDYLAVAHATTGRRNSAPVSVSAVRTSFMIKMCQARAVPVIPPKIQYTQIPQPLQAQNAAPAAEKKESDAKQAIRPAPRVAWSHLEAPKSPLTEKKAKAEKENSDPAQKDSACPWHGSLGSPLEPSQSSHHPALDAPVLRRKRTSGGEAAGDNPQSSKIERPSGFSKPSYRSRPGRPQSLILFSPPFPIMDHPSSSADSRVLLSPIRSPTQSTALSPICGDLSDPAGVTLRNKMTIPKNGQRLETSTSCFYQPQRRSVILDGRSGRQIE